From the Patescibacteria group bacterium genome, the window TGATTTGAGACTCATGGCCACGCCAAGATCACTTCCTTCCGGCGTGAAGGTTTTTTGAATATCTTCTAAAATGTTCAAGTCTGGTGAGGGAGTTCCTTTTTCCACTGCTTCTCTTGCCTCATCAACCATTTTTTCTAAAGTGGTTGCCCATTCAGAGAGTTGAGAGGCATAATTTTGTGCCCTTTTAATTGCTTCAAAACAATAGCTATAATTATTTTGACATTGAGTAGCATTATTAATACCTGGACAAGCACCGTTATAGCAATTAGGGTTTTGACAAAATTCTTCTTGTGATTTATTAAGACAACGAACCGGTGCCTCAATTGGTCTGTATCCATCACTGGTCCATTTTCTTCCCAACCACCAGTTGAGACTTGTCTGAAAAGTTGGTGGTCCTTGAGTAATGGCTTTCAACCTTTCTTTTATAGTGGAGAGACTATTAAGTACACCGGAAATATTCGGCGGACCTATCTTTTTTGATTCTTGTAGATACTTATCCCACTCAGTTAAAAAGAGCTGCTGATGTCCAGAAAGTTGATCCGCAATATTGATTAAATTACTTTTGTTAACATCGTAAAGTTTCGTATCAATCCTAATCGCATTTTTAATCTTAACCTGAACTTGGGGCGGCTGACCTGGAACATATTCGACATTCACATAACCTTTCAATCCTTCTTTATACTGAGCAATGAGTTTTTCTTTCGCCTCTCTTATCCTTTCTTTCATCTTCGAAATAGGGCAACGTGCCTCATATTCAAAAGGAATTTTTGGCGGCTTTACAAATAAGAGAATATTCAGTTTTATTGTCGGATCAATCGGATCACAAAGGCTTTGGAGACCAAAACCTTTAGTCGCCACTTCATCTAAAAGATCACCGACAACAGAATCAGCCATTTTGTTCCAGTATTCTTTGTCGGTAAAAAACATTGGTTTGCCAGCTTTACCGCCAGTGGCCAGCCAAGTAGCTGATTCGGTGACAAATTTTTGGGCAAAACCTTCAAGAAAGCTTTTATAAAGAATGGCTATTACCTGATATTTTACCTTGTCATAAATCCTAATAGCTTGACTTTTTATCCATTCTAAAACCCGGGGAATATCACCGACGGTTGTGGAAGCTCCTTGAGCATATGCTGGTTTCGGCCAAAATAAAAGAGGAGTAAGTAGGGAGAAAATCATTACTCCGAGTAAAAAACTGATGATAATTTTTCGAAGATGTTTTTTCATTTTCCCTTTTTTCAATTTTACTTATTTTTGTGCTTCTTTTACGGCTTGTAAAAACAGGTTTTTTAAGGTGGCATCATCAATTTGATCGAGAGTAGTTTTGTCCGCTCCGACCGAAAGCATCAACTGCCGAATAGTCGCTGGATCCAAATTTTCAAAACCAGTTAAATTTTCAGCAAAGGGTTGGTTAGTGGGAGGTGTATTAGTTATTGATAAATTGATCAATTTTTGCTGTTCAGCGATAATTTTAGAAAAATCTAATTTGCCTAATCCGCTTGATAATTGTTTTTTTAACTCCTCAGGATCAATGCCTGTCTCTTGGATAGTTTCATTATACAACTTTTTTAGAGTTTCGTCATCAACCTTGTCTAGGGTTTCTTTAGGTAGACCAGCTTGAATTAATATCTCTTTAATTTCCTCAACTGTTAGTTCTTTCTTTTCTTCTATTTTGGACCCCTCGGCAACTTTTTTCAAGGGGGTTGATTTGGGATTTAGAGGGTCAGAACCAGCCTCAATTTCTTCTTTGTCGGGATAATTATCAGAATCTGAATCGGATAGGTAAATTGAGGTTTTATATTTAAAAACCTCATCAACATCAGAAAGACCATCTTTATCCGTGTCCCTCTGGGCTAATAAAGACTGAATTTCTTCATTAGTTAATTTATTTTCGTATTTTGGCACTCGAAACGGTCCTTGAATTGACTCTTTAATTCTAAAAAAGCCAAAAAAAAGGGTAAAAATAGCTAAAAGAGCTAAGCCAATTAAAGGACCATGATTTTTCATATTAAAAATCTTTTACAAAAACCCCAATGTTTTGATAAAGTTTTAGCCAGTCTTCTAAATCGAGGTTTTCTGCCCTCACTTCTTGTGACCAACCGATTGCCTGAAAAAGTTCTTTTAACTTTTCCTTTTCTATGATTCTGGTTAAGTTGTTAACTAATTTTTTTCTGGGATGAGCAAAGCCAGTTTTAATTATTTTGAAAAATAAATTTCTTCTAATTTTGGAAAAACGAGGTTTGAGGTTGGTAATTTTCAAAATGGCGGAGTCAACTTTTGGTTTTGGCCAAAAATTATTTTTCGAAACAATTTGAACAATTTCTGGCTGACCATAAAAATTAACCATCAAAGAAATGATACTCTTTTTTTTATTTTTAGCAAGAATCCTTTCGGCCACTTCTTTCTGAACCATTAAAACCATTAGTTTTGGCCTTGGTTCTTTAGTTAAAAATTTTCGTAAAACGACACCGGTAAGATAATAGGGTAAATTAGCGACAATTTTATAAGGATTTTTTAATTTTAAATTTTTAATTTTTAAGATATCGCCTTGAATAATTTCTAAATTTTTAACCTTTTTAAACTTCTCTTTTAAGAAATTAACTAATTTTTTATCAATTTCTATGGCTAATACTTTCTTAACTTTTTTGACTAATTCTTGAGTTAAAATGCCTAAACCTGGGCCAATTTCTAAGACAAAATCGCCTTTTTTAAGCTCGGCCGCCTGAATTATTGTTTTTAAAATACTGGGATTAGTTAGGAAATTTTGCCCTCTTTTTTTTAGAGGCCGGAAATCTAAGGTTCGACAGATTTCTTTTACCTTCTTCATCTTTATTCCCCTACCGTCTTATTTTTTATAACGATCGTTATAAATTTTAAGACGATGGTTGCTTATTATTTTTTATTATTAATTTGAACCTCTTCAATTAAGAGAAGACGGGTGTAGGGTTTAAGAAAATATTTTTTAATTAAATTTTCCGTTTTGGCTAAAACGTCATAAGGAGAGACCCAAATACTTTTTTGGAGCATTTGGAAGCCTAACCCCTGGAGTCCGGCACGGAGGAAATTTCTTTTTATTCTAATTTTTTCTGGAATATCAAAAATAATCATCAACCACTTACCATCTTTTCTCTTTTTAACTTCTTTCAAATTTTCTTTTACTTCTAAAATTTTTCTTTTCCCCTCTTCGCTCAGAAGCCAGCCTCTTGTTTTGTCTTTTTGAAAGCTTTTAATTAGACCTTTCTTTTTTAAATAATAAATTAAATTACGAAAAGCTCGTCGGCCAGTTTTTTTCTGGTAGATTTGTCGAAGTCTTTTATATTCAGGATAAAGAACGTCTTGCCAACTTCTCGGTGGCCAATTTAAAAAATCACCAAATTTCTCATAAATTTTATATAAATCCCAAAGAAATTTTTCTGTCCAAGAAACCCTTTTTGAGATAATAAATTTTGACATAAAATATCGTTAAATTCTCATTTATTGCGTCTTATTTTTTAATGCGGTCGTAATAAATTATAAGACAAATCAAAGGGCAAAGCAAGGAGTGAAATTAATCAATGAAATTAATCAATAACGAAATTAATTAATTTGGAAGGGATAAAAATAACCTTTTTAATCTCTTGGCCAATTAGATATTTTTTGACTTTTTCTCGGTTTTTAGCTAAATTCTCAGCCTCTTCTTTTGAAATAGTAATAGGAACTTCAATCTTCTCCCTAATTCTTCCATTAATCTGGATAATTAACTCAACTTTTTCTTCTTGAAGCAAACTGTCATCTGCCCTAGGCCATTTTTCTAAAAAAATACTTTTCTTTTGGCCAATTTTTTGCCAAAGCTCTTCAGCTAAATGAGGAGCAAAAGGAGAAAGAATTTTCAAAAACAACCCACTTTCTTCTAGAGAAAGTTTTTCGTTCGGTTGAGACCAAAAATTAATCAATTCCATCAAAGAAGCAATGGCGGTATTAAATTTCATCATTTCAATATCTTGAGAAACCTTTTTGATCGTTTGATGAAGTTTTATTTTCATTTTTTTTGATGACGGACCAAATTTTTCTTTTTCCTGAAAAATTTCCCAAATTCGATTTAAAAATCTGAAACAACCAATCATACTTTTAGTCTGCCACGCAATAGTCTCATCAAAGGGTCCCATAAACATTTCATAAACTCGTAATGTATCAGCACCATATTTTTTCACTATCTCGTCGGGATTAATAACATTGCCGAAACTTTTGCTCATCTTTCGCCCATCTTCACCCAAAACAATACCTTGAGAGGTTCTCTTTTGATATGGCTCAACGGTCGGGACAATACCAAGATCAAATAAAAATTTATAAATAAAACGAGAGTATAAAAGATGGAGGGTCGTATGCTCCATGCCGCCGTTATACCAATCAACTGGTAGCCAATATTTTAGTAATTTTGAATTTTTCAGTTTGAATTTTGAATTTTTTTTCACTAGATAAGCAAGGTAGTACCAATTTGAACCAGCCCAATTCGGCATTGTATCAGTTTCTCTTTTGGCTAAACTACCGCATTTTGGACATTTTGTCTTAACCCATTTTTTAATTTTTGCTAATGGTGATTCGCCAGTACCGGATGGTTGATACTTTTCTAAATAAGGTAGTTTAACGGGTAAATCTTTCTCAGCTACCGCCACCCAACCAGGATTTAAAATTTCCCCTTTACTAAAATTTTGAATTTTGAATTTTGAATTTTGAATTTGTTGGGTGTTTGAAAATTGGGTATTGAAATTTTCTACTAATTTTTTGCAGTTTTTACAAAAAATTAGAGGGATCGGTTCACCCCAGTAGTGTTGACGAGAAAAAATCCAATCACGAAGTTTATATTGAACACTTTTCTGTCCTAAACCCTTTTGCTCTAACCAGTGAGTAATTTTTTCAATTGCTTCTTGAGACGATAAACCGCTAAACTGGTCGGAATTAATCAATCGACCATAACCAGTATAAGCTTTCTGACTAATATCGCCGCCCGCCACTACTTCTTTGATCGGTAAATTATATTTTTTGGCAAACTCAAAATCCCTCTCGTCATGAGCCGGCACAACCATTACCGCCCCACCACCATAAGTAGCAATAACATAATCACCAACCCAAACAGGGACCCTCTCTTGACTAACTGGATTAATGGCAAAAATACCCTTTAAAGGTACTCCTGTCTTCTCTTTTTCTAATTTTGTCCTCTCAAACTCAGATTTTCTTTTTGATTTTTCAATGTATTTTTTAACCTCTTCTAAATTCTCTATCCTAGACTCCAAGTTCTTAATAATTTTATGCTCAGGAGCAACAACTAAAGCCGTGACACCAAAAATCGTATCAATTCGTGTTGTAAAGACTTCGATTTGAAATTTGGCATTTGAAATTTGGAATTTAACTGTTGTTCCCTCTGACCGACCAATCCAATTAATCTGTTGAGTTTTAATTTTCTCTAAATAATCAACATATTTTAAATCATCAATCAAACGATCGGCATATTGAGTAATTCTCAATAACCACTGTTTAATCATTCTCTGCTCGGTAACGGTTCCACACCTTTCACACTTGCCTCCAATCACCTCCTCGTTGGCCAAACCAATCTTACAGGATGGGCACCAATTAATTGGCATCTCAGCTTGATAAGCTAGGCCATGTTCAAAAAGTTTCAAAAAGATCCACTGCGTCCATTTATAATATTCTGAATCCGTTGTATTAATTTCACGCGACCAATCAAAAGAAAGGCCTAAAGATTTCAGCTGTTTTTTAAAAACTTTAATATTCTTTTTGGTAATTTCAATCGGATGAAGGCCGGTTCTGATAGCATAATTCTCTGTTGGTAAACCAAAAGCATCCCAACCAATAGGAAATAAAACATTATAACCTTCCATCCTTCTTTTACGAGCCAAAACATCAAGGCCAGTATAAGACCGAACATGACCAACATGAAGTCCATCGCCAGAAGGATAAGGAAATTCAACTAAAAGATATTGTTTTGGTTTAGAAGAAAGGTCTTTGGCTTGGAACAACTTCAATCTTTGCCAGATTTTCTGCCATTTTTTTTCAATTTTTTTTGGTTGATAGATCATCTTGACTAAATTTTAATCTTTTCTTATAATAATAGCAAGTCAATGAAAGCTTAAAAAGCTATTTTTTATGCAAAAATAATGAGATCTGAACTATTTCTTAAAATTAAAATCAATTTTATCCTTCGACTGGTTAATCTTTTTAAAAAGATCGGCTTTTTCATCTTTTGGTTTTTAGAAAAAACCCTTCAGGGCTTTACAAATTTTCTTTTCTTTTTGGCAAAAATTATTTTGTCTCTTTTCTTTTCCTTATATTTAAAAACAAAGAAATTAATTAAAGAGGTCTCTTTGAATTTCCACTACCAGGATAAGCTATTTTCGTTTGTCTCTCACTTTCAGTCAAAAATAATTTTAATTTTTTTGATTTTTGTTTTTGTTTTTATTATCTCTGAACAGAAAATAATACCCGAAAAAATGTTGTCTGTTCAGGCTTCTGTTTCTTTCGCCAAAGAAACAGAAGAGAATGAGGCTACTTCGCCTGATTTTAAAATCGCAACAGTTGAAGATGAGGAATCGGTTTTAATACCAAATTTTACCTTTGAACGAGACTTTGTGCCAACGCGAACAGAAATAGAAAAATATATTGTCCAACCTGGCGACACAATTTCTTCTATTGCCGAAGATTTTGAGGTTAGTGTTAATACAATTTTATGGGAAAATAAATTAACCCCTCGTTCAATTATTAGGCCAGGCCAGATCTTGAAAATTTTACCTATTTCTGGTGTCTCTCATCAAGTCAAAAGAGGAGAAACAATTGAAAAAATTGCTCGTTATTATAAAGCAAATCAAGAAGATATTATTAGCTTTAATGATTTAGAAGAAAAACCATTAGTTGCTGGCGAAATCATTATTATTCCTGAAGGTAAAATTCCACCACCAGTTATACCAAGAACAGTGACAAGGTCTGTTCGAGACAAATTATGGCCCGGTCAATTAGGTCAAAGAACAAGAGAGGGAACTAATTGTCGAGATTTTTATCCTGGACAATGTACCTGGTATGTGGCACAAAAGTACTGTATTCCCTGGTCTGGTCATGCCAAAAGTTGGTTAGCTAATGCAAAAAAATTTGGCTTTTCTACTGGCCTTGAACCAGTCAAGGGTGCCATTGTTTCACTCCGTGAAACTTGGTATGGCCATGTCGGTATTGTTGAAGAAGTGGGCGAAGATTCAATTATTATTTCGGAAATGAATCATTTGGGTCCTTGGAAGGTTAATAAAAGAGAAATAAAAAAAGATGATTGGCGAATCAATGGTTATATCTATTTAAAATAAATCAAATAACTTCTCTTTCTGATCTAACGCGATATTGAATTGCTTCGGCTATGTGAGATGGGGCAATTTTTTCTTTTTGGGCTAAATCAGCAATTGTCCGAGCGACCTTAAGAATGCGGTAATAAGCTCGAGCTGAGAGAAAAAATTTTTCAACCGCCTCTTTAAGTAATGTTTCCCCTTCTTGGTCAATTTGACAAAATTTTTTGATTTCTCTTACTCCCATTTCAGCATTGGTTAGAAAATCTGTTTTTTTAAATCTTTCTCTCTGAATATTTCTAGCCATTTCTACTCTTTTCCTTATTTCTTGAGAACTTTCTGCAACCTTTTCTTCGAATAACTTTTCTAGACCTAAACGAGGCACTTCTAAGTGTAAATCAATTCTGTCTAGAAGTGGGCCAGAAATTTTTTTATGATATTTAATAATTTGTGCCGGCGAACAGAGACAGGGTTTATTTGGGTCGCCATAATAACCACAAGGACAAGGATTTTCTGAGGCAATAAAAATAAAATTAGCCGGAAAAGTTAATGAACCTTTGACGCGAGAAATTGTGACAACCCCATCTTCTAAGGGCTGACGAAGGCTTTCTAAAACATGGCGAGAAAATTCTGGTAATTCGTCAAGAAACAAAACGCCGCGATGAGCTAAACTGATTTCACCGGGCCGAGGTGTCGAGCCGCCGCCAATTAAAGCAGTTTCGGAAACGGTATGATGGGGCGAACGAAATGGTCGAGTAGTAATAAATGGCTTCTCTTCTGAAAGTAAACCAGCAATCGAATAAATTTTACTCACTTCTAAAATCTCCTCTCTTGTCATCTTTGGCAAAATTGAGGGTATGGTTTTGGCTAAAAGAGTTTTACCGGCCCCAGGCGGACCGGACATGAGAAGATTGTGACCACCAGCGGCAACAATTTCCAGCGCTCTCTTAACTTGCTCTTGACCTTTAATATAAGCCATATCAACCTCATATTTCTCCTCTTTAATATCTATTCCTTGACCAATGATTGGTTTTAAAGGAGAAGCGCCGGAAAGATGGGCTAAAAATTCTTTTAATGAACGAAGGGGGAAGATTCTAACACCTTCAACCAAATTTGCTTCTTGTAAATTAGCCCGTGGCAAAAAGATGCCTTCTAATCCTTTTTCTTTAACTAAAAGAGCAAGAGGTAAAACCCCTTTACTATGTTTTAAGTCACCGTTTAAAGAAAGTTCACCTAAAAAGAGATAGTTCTGAGGAAATAAATTAAAAGGAATTTGTTGAGAAGCAATGAGAATCCCCAAGGCAATTGGTAAATCATAAATTGGCCCTTCTTTTTTCAAATCGGCTGGAGCTAAGTTAATCACTAGTCTTTTTTGATGGGGAAATTTAAGACCAGAGTTTTTAATAGCTAATTTTACTCTTTCTTTTGCTTCTTCAATTGCCTTATCTGCTAAACCAATAATTTCTAAACCAGGAAAGCCAGTGGAAAGATCAACCTCAACTTCAACAATTTTGGAGGAAAGACCAATAGTAACGCCAGAAAGAATTTTAACTAACATAGAGATAGAGTATGCTAAGGGTCAAGGTTGTTTATCTTGTCTGGTTTAAATGATTTTATAATGAATAAAATTGTGCCCAGTAGAATCATTATATCAGAAAAATTGAAACTAAAAACAGAGAAAAAGTTAAAGTAATCAATGACAAAACCGTAGAGAAGGCGATCCAAGAAATTACTCAAACCACCAATAAAAACAGAAGAAAGAAAATAAGAAAGATGGTATTTTTTATTTTTGAAACTTTTGATAAGCAAAAAAATGAGAAGAAAAAAAATCATCAAAACAAGAAAATAAAAAATATCTCCCTTGAAAAAAAAGAGAAAGTAAGGATTAGGGATTAATTTAAAAAATAAATATTCTTTTTTTATTAAAAGAATATTTTTAATCAAGCGTTCTAAAATAAAAAAAAGAAGAAAGAAAATAAGAAAATATTTTTCCTTTTTCATTTTATTTTTTACAGGTTAAACAATATTTCGCTGTCGGCAACGCTCTTAATCTCTTTTCATCAATTTTTTGACCACATTTTTCACAAATTCCATAGGTTCCTTTTTTAATTTTCTCTAGGGCAAGATTAACCTCTTCTAAACTTTTCTCTAGACTACTTCCCAAAGAAAGCCGATCACCGAAAGCAGAAACCTCGTCGGCCATCTCATCTTCTTTATCACCAAAATCAGGAAAGTCCACTTCAAAGCCATTACCAAATCTTTTACTTCTTTCACCCAATTTCTCTAGCTGAGCTTCTAATTCTGTTTTTTGTTTTTTTAATCTCTCCTCAATTTCTTTTAAGAAATTTTTAAACATAAAGAATCTTTAAAAGGTCTTAATAAACACAAAAACCACGCAAAATTATTAAAAAATAATAAAAAAACCGTGGTTCTAAATATTTAAGATAGAAGAAAGATAACACTTTATAAATAAGAGGTCAAGAAAAGTTATCCACAGGTAAGACTATACTATTTAGATTAGAGTCTATACATTATTTGAGGTGTTATTTCTTTCTAAAAGTTTTGCCCTTTTTAGCAATTTCTCTAATCTTTCTTTCATTGACCAAAAATCAAGGTTTTTGATTTCTGGTTTGGTTAAAATTATAATATCAAAACCTTTTTTTATTTTATTTAAATCTTGATAAATAATTTCACGCAACCTCCTTTTAATTTTATTCCTAACAGTTGATCTTTTGTCAATTTTATTGGCCACCACTAGGCCAAAACGAGAAAATTTAAAATTGTTTTTCAAATATTTTAATCCTAATTCTTTAGTAAAAAAAGGTTGACCTTGTTTAGCTAAAATTTTAAAATCCTTTTCTTTGACCAGTCGATATTTTTTTGGCAACATAAAAATTGAATTGACTAACTATTCAGATCAATCAGATTTTTCAAACAGTTAACCTTTTCCTCTTTTTCATTCTTCTTCTTTTTAGAACATTCCGTCCCGCTTTTGTTCTCATTCTTTTTAAGAAACCGTGAACTCTTTTTCTTCTTCTTACTTTTGGTTGATAAGTCCGTTGAGGAGACATAAATTTTTAATTTATTTTCTTTTATTTTTTTTATTTAACCGGATCCCAACCTCCTTTTGAAAAAGGATGACATCTTAAAATTCTGATAATGGTTTTAAATAAACCTTTCAAAAAGCCATGTTTTTCTATGGCTTGAGCGGCATATTCTGAACAAGTTGGTCTAAATTTACAGATGCCAGGAAATGGATGCAGAAGAGAAAAATAACCTCTCTCAGGAGAAAAGTATTGCTGATAAATTTTAATCAAATATAGAACAAAATAACGAAAAGAGATTTTCATAAAAAACCTTTTTTTCGATAAAAAGATTTATCAGCTATTCGCTTCAAAGAAAAACTCAATCGGCCCATTTCATCAATTTTAATCAATTTAACCGGAATAATCTCCCCTACTTCTAAAATATCATTTATATTTTTGACACGGAAGGGGGCAATTTCTGAAATATGAATCAATCCTGATTCGCCGGAAAAGAGTTCAACAAAAGCACCAAAATCGACAATTCGTGTAATTTTTGCCCGAAAAATTTCACCAACCTTTATCTCTTTGGTTAAATCATTAATCCAATCACGGGCTTTAATCAAAGCCTCTTGAGAAGGAGAGGTGACGATTACCAGCCCGTCATTTTCAATGTCAATAGTAACGCCGGTTTGAGCGACAATCTCGTTAATAACCTTACCTTTCGGACCAATAATATTACGAATCTTCTCTGGTTCAATGCGAAAAGCAATAATCTTAGGCGCAAAAGGAGAAAGTTCTTGCCGAGGCGAGGTTAAAATTGAATTCATAAAATCAAGAATTTTATTTCGACCAATTTTTGCTTTTTCTAAAGCCTCTTTAGTAATTTCAAAAGAAAGTCCTTTTGTTTTAGTATCCATCTGAATGGCGGTAATACCCTCTCTTGTGCCAATCACTTTAAAATCCATCCCACCTGGCCCATCTTCTAAATCCTGAAGGTCAATAAAGGTTTTAAATCTTTTAAAATTTCCATTCTCTTCTTCTGAACTTAAACCAACAGCAATACCAGCTACTGGTCTTTTGATTGGTACACCAGCATCCATTAAAGCTAAACAAGAAGCACAAGCTGAAGCCATAGAGGTCGAACCATTAGAAGACAAAACTTCTGAGACAACGCGAATGGTATAAGGAAAAGTTTCTTGATCGGGCATTACGGCCAAAAGACCTTTTTCAACTAACATACTATGACCGGTTTCTCTTCGACCAGTTGTTCGTAAAGGAGCTACTTCGCCAGCCGAAAAGGGTGGAAAATTGTAATGATGCATAAAACGTTTCCGGCCTGATTCTTCCATGGTATCTAAATACTGTTCCATGCCCGGCGCCCCCAAGGTCACCGTGGCAAGAACTTGAGTTTCACCGCGCTGAAAAAGAGCTGAGCCGTGAACACGGGGCAAAACTCCTACTTTGGCAAAAAGAGGACGAATTTCATCCAATCCTCGTCCATCAATTCTTTTTTCTTTATCGAGAATTGATTGACTAATCGCCGTGTAAATTGATTTGTTAACTTGTTCAATCGCTTTTTCTCTTTTTTCTTTGCCAATATTTTTTTTAATCAAAATTTCATCTAACTCGCGACGAATTTTTTCGACAGCAGCAATTCTTTCTTCTTTGCTTGCTAATTTTTTTTGAAATAAATATTTTGGTATCTCTTTTTGGGAAAAGTCACGAACAATTTTTTCAATTTTCTCTTGCTCTTTCTTTTCTTCGGCGGTTAATTCTTTTAACCAAGAATAGTTTTTAGGCTTTCCTACTTTTTCCTGAATTTCTTGAAAAAACTTAATTAGACGTCGACTATGTTTAAGACTAAATTGAGTAGCTTTAAGAACCACCTCTTCTGAAACTTCTAGGGCACTGGCCTCAATCATAATGATTTTTTGGTCTAAACTACAAACCACTAAATCGAGATTACTTTTGGCTCGAGCTTGATAGGTAGGGTTTAAAACTAATTCTTGATTAATTTGACCAACACGAACACCAGCCACTGGCCCCGACCAAGGAATATCAGAGATGGCCAAAGCCAAAGAAGCAGCATAAAGAGCAACAAGGTCAGGATCATTTTCTTGATCAACAGAAAGAACGGTAGTGATAATTTGAACTTCACGACGCAAATCCTGATTAAACAAGGGTCTTAAAGAACGATCGATCAGCCGACCGGCTAAAATAGCTTCGTCGGGCGGCCGTGTCTCTCTTTTAATAAAACGGGAACCTTTAATTTTACCGGCAGCATAAAATCTCTCTTCGTAGTCAACGGTTAAAGGAAAATAATCCAACTCACCCCGCTCTTCGCCCATAACAGCCGTAGCTAAGACCGTTGTTTCGCCGTATTGAACAATAACCGAACCATTGGCTTGGTTAGCTAATGCTCCAGTTTTAACGATTAATTTTCTT encodes:
- the yidD gene encoding membrane protein insertion efficiency factor YidD, translated to MKISFRYFVLYLIKIYQQYFSPERGYFSLLHPFPGICKFRPTCSEYAAQAIEKHGFLKGLFKTIIRILRCHPFSKGGWDPVK
- the rpmH gene encoding 50S ribosomal protein L34 gives rise to the protein MSPQRTYQPKVRRRKRVHGFLKRMRTKAGRNVLKRRRMKKRKRLTV
- the pnp gene encoding polyribonucleotide nucleotidyltransferase, with amino-acid sequence MEEKIFTTEIGGRKLIVKTGALANQANGSVIVQYGETTVLATAVMGEERGELDYFPLTVDYEERFYAAGKIKGSRFIKRETRPPDEAILAGRLIDRSLRPLFNQDLRREVQIITTVLSVDQENDPDLVALYAASLALAISDIPWSGPVAGVRVGQINQELVLNPTYQARAKSNLDLVVCSLDQKIIMIEASALEVSEEVVLKATQFSLKHSRRLIKFFQEIQEKVGKPKNYSWLKELTAEEKKEQEKIEKIVRDFSQKEIPKYLFQKKLASKEERIAAVEKIRRELDEILIKKNIGKEKREKAIEQVNKSIYTAISQSILDKEKRIDGRGLDEIRPLFAKVGVLPRVHGSALFQRGETQVLATVTLGAPGMEQYLDTMEESGRKRFMHHYNFPPFSAGEVAPLRTTGRRETGHSMLVEKGLLAVMPDQETFPYTIRVVSEVLSSNGSTSMASACASCLALMDAGVPIKRPVAGIAVGLSSEEENGNFKRFKTFIDLQDLEDGPGGMDFKVIGTREGITAIQMDTKTKGLSFEITKEALEKAKIGRNKILDFMNSILTSPRQELSPFAPKIIAFRIEPEKIRNIIGPKGKVINEIVAQTGVTIDIENDGLVIVTSPSQEALIKARDWINDLTKEIKVGEIFRAKITRIVDFGAFVELFSGESGLIHISEIAPFRVKNINDILEVGEIIPVKLIKIDEMGRLSFSLKRIADKSFYRKKGFL